CCGTTCAGCGCCATCACGTACGGCATCCGGACGACGGCTGCCGACCTGCTGCGCTTCGTGCAAGCCAACATGACGCCGCAGGGGTTGGACCCGACGATGCGGCGCGCGGTCGAAGGCACGCACGTGGGTTATTTCAAGGTCGGCGACATGGTGCAGGGGCTCGGCTGGGAGCAGTACGCCTACCCCACCAAGCTGCAGACGCTGCTGGACGGGAACTCGGAGAGCATGATCTGGGAGCCGCACCCGGCCACGCGGCTGCAGACGCCAGCGCTGCCGGCAGGGCCGACATTGTTCAACAAGACAGGGTCCACGGGCGGGTTCGGCGCTTACGTGCTGTTCGTGCCGGAGCAAAAGGTCGGCATCGTGCTGCTGGCGAACCGGAACTATCCGATTCCGGCGCGCGTGAAGGCGGCTTACGCCATTCTTGAACGGCTGACGGCACAGAAGTAACACGCAGACGAAAAAAAACCGGGCCGAAGCCCTAATGCCGTTCAGTTAAGGTCTTTTTTCAGGACGCGGACAGTGTAGCGATGAGGTAAGGCCGTCACGGCCCGGTCGATTGGTGCTGGTCCTGACCGACGGCCTGCTGGAAGAGCTGGCCCGTGCCCGCGGCCACGTCGTGGGCAAGCGCTACGAGCTCAAGGCGACCAGCCTGGACAAGTGCACGCAGATCATCAATGGCCTGTCCAGCTCGCTCGATTTCGACAATGGCGGCGAAGTCGTCGCCAACCTCGGCCGCCTGTACGACTACTACTTTCGACCGGGCCGTTCTTCATTCAGTAGCATGAGCAGACGTTGGCGAAGGCGCTGCATCAAGGCGGGCAGCTTGCCATGTGAGCGGGTTACTGCTGCCCAATGCAGTTCGTATTGGATGACATGGAATGCACGGATAAAACTGACCTCAGTCGGCTCACACTTCACCGCCAGTGCGGCCTTGGCGATCTCCAGCCGGATCAGGTTATAGGCAGTCAAGGTTCCCCAGATTTCCTGGTAGACGCCTTCGACGGTACGGCTGCGCAGCGTCAACGCCCTGCCCATCATCGTTTGCTTGAGTTCGCGATAGCTCGTTTCGATCTGCCAGCGCCGGGTATAACAAGTCGCAACGTCTTTGGCCGTGTAGCGCTTGGTGTCGCATAGTGAGGTCAGCAATACGTGTTTGCGTGCGCTCTGGTCGATGATCGTAATGGCGCGTGCGCGCCAAGTCTCAGGCAAGTCCGGGCACTTCTTGCGTGCCTGGGGCGATACGCGCATTTCGATCATCGCATCGTCGGCAGTACCGCCAACGACTTCCCATTTCGTATTGGACTTGGCTGGAATGATGAAGTGCCTGTTCGTTCCTCCGACGGTCAGGCCGCACAGAATCTCGGCTGACAGAAAACCTTTGTCGAAGACGGTAAGCGAATCATCCGGAATCGATGCGAGCAGCTCCTTGGCGTGCAGCATCTCGTTGATGCCGTAAGGGCCAAACTTGGCATCGCGTATCAGGTGGGTCGGCACGGCAGTCAAGGTCACACCACGCACTTGCGGATAGCTGGCGATCCTGCCACTGGCATACGACTGCTCGCCGAAATGGTCGCGCTGTTCCGGCGTATCCGCCGTCTTCAATGTCGTGCCGTCCATCGCATACAGACTTAGTCCCTTGAACAGGTACTGCTTGCGATCCTGCTCCGACCATGCCTTTGCTGAGATCTCGAATAATGCCCGCAGTGGTTCGGCGCCAACACGCTGCCGTGCCTGCGCTACCGCGCTTTTGCTTACGAAAGGCGCCTGCACGTCCGGCAACGCAAGGTCCAGGTCGTCAACCACTTCACTGATAGACTGATGACGGTACAGCGCCAAGGCGACGACGAGCCACACTACCTGCTCGGCCGGCAGCCGGCGCCGTCGAATGCTCGCTTTGCCAGTGTGTACAACCGCTTGCTCGATCCACTCGGAAGGCAAGTGCCGTCCCAGGCGGGCCCAGTCCGGGTCTTCCTGGGCTTGTACGAGGAAATGGAGCGCGTCATCAAGCATGGTGACGCAGGTTAACAGCCTCAGCTACTGTTTACAACACCAAAAAGAAAAATGCCGCTCAGTCTTAACTGAACGGCATTAGGGCCGATGCCCGGTTTTTTTCTTGCTGCGTGAGCTTAGGTGCCCGTGCCGGTACCGGTGCCGGTGCCCGTGCCCGTGCCCGTGCCAGTACCAGTGCTGGTGCCGGTGCTTGCAGGCGGGTTGTTCTTCGTGATCGCTTCCACTGCTGCCGAGTTGTCGGAAGCGGTGATGTCGGTCGTGTTGGTCCAGGTGATGTTGCTGCCGCCGACGTTCGACGTCATCGTGATCTTCTTGCCGCTCGTGCCCTTGCCGATATCGGTCAGGGTCAGTTCGATATTGCCGTTGGTGACGGTAGCGGCGGACACTTCCTTGGTCGCGGTGAAGGCTGCAGCGGCAGGGATGCCGTTGGCGCCGTTGTCGCAGGCGTCTTTATCGCCGCTGGTTTCCTGGATGCACATGCCGACGGTGGACTTCAGCGAGTCGGCGGCGGTCAGCGCATTGGCGATCTTGGCCTTGACGGTGTAGTTGCTGTACTGCGGGATCGCGACGGCAGCCAGGATGCCGATGATGGCAACGACGATCATCAGTTCGATCAGGGTGAAGCCGGCCTGGGCTTGTTGCTTCATCATTTTCATGGATTTCATTTGCTGCTCCTTCGGGTTAAAGACGAATTGGGGTGGGACATAGGACATACAGCAATCGCCGTGCCAGCCCAATTCCGGCCTCTTTCATGACGCTATCGACAAGTTTGTGCGCATTTTGCGTCGCCCCGCTGACGTTTTTTGTCAGGTGAACTCTCACGAATTGTCACAACAGCTTGCGCGCCGTGCCACCTGACGAATTTTGTCAGCCCGCCCGGAATGCCATGCGCGTGCCCGACAGGTCCAGTACATCGCCGTCGGCCAGGCCTTGCGGCAGCGGGCCCAGCGGGGTGCCGTTCAGCAGCGGCACCCGCTCGCCTTCCGTGTGTGCTGCCGCGTAGCCTGCGGCCGTGCGGCTGATGACGACGACCTGCACGCCGCTGCGGCCCAGGCTCGTCTGCGGCTTTGCCAGCGCCAGGCGCTTGCCGGCATTGCTGCCGTTCAGCACTTCGATGACGGCCGGTGCGGGGGGCGGGGCCGGCTGCAAGGCGGCGGGCGACAGGGCGGCCCCTGTCAGCGGCCGGATGCCGTCCGCGATGAATTCGATGCGATACTTGGCCAGCTTGATGATGTCCTGGTGCTGCAGGTAATGCTTGCCGATGCGGTGGCCGTTCACGAACGTGCCGTTGGTGCTGTACAGGTCTTCCAGGAAGGAGTCGTCCAGGATCGTCGTGATGACGGCGTGCTCGCCGCTGACGGTGGGGTGTTCCAGGACGATGTCGTTGTAGCGCTGGCGCCCGATGGTCATGCGTTCCCTGGTCAGCTGTACCGTCTGCTCCAGGGTGCCGTCGCGGGAAATCAGGATCTTCGCCAAATCTGTCCTCCAAATGAAAAACGGGGGCTTCTCGCCCCCGTCATTATCCAGCTATCGGCAGGATGACTACGTCTTTTACAGCATGGCCTTCAGCAGGCGTGCCATTTCGGACGGGTTCTTCGTCACGGTGATGCCGCAGGCTTCCATGATTTCCAGCTTGGCTTGTGCCGTGTCGGCGCCGCCGGAGATCAGCGCGCCGGCGTGGCCCATGCGCTTGCCCGGAGGAGCGGTGACACCGGCGATGAAGCCAACGACTGGCTTCTTCATGTTGTCCTTGATCCAGCGCGCGGCGTTGGCTTCGTCCGGACCGCCGATTTCGCCGATCATGATGACCGCGTCGGTATCAGGATCGTCGTTGAACATGCGCATCACGTCGATGTGCTTCAGGCCGTTGATCGGGTCGCCGCCGATACCGACCGCGGACGACTGGCCCAGGCCCAGTGCCGTCAGCTGGCCGACGGCTTCGTACGTCAGCGTGCCCGAACGGGACACGACGCCGATACGGCCTTTCTTGTGGATGTGACCTGGCATGATGCCGATCTTGATCTCGTCCGGCGTGATCAGGCCTGGGCAGTTCGGGCCCAGCAGCAGGGTCTTGGAGCCGGCCTTGGCCATGCGGTCCTTGATTTCCATCATGTCACGGACTGGAATGCCTTCGGTGATGCAAATTGCCAGGTCCAGTTCGGCTTCGACAGCTTCCCAGATCGCGGCGGCGGCGCCTGCTGGCGGCACGTAGATCACGGAAACGGTAGCACCGGTTTCCGACTTGGCTTCCTTGACGGACGCGTAGATTGGAATGCCTTCGAAGTCTTCGCCGGCTTTTTTCGGGTTCACGCCAGCAACGAAGGCTTCCTTGCCGTTCGCGTAGTCGCGGCACATGCGGGTGTGGAACTGACCGGTCTTGCCGGTGATGCCCTGGGTGATGACTTTGGTGTCTTTGTTGATCAGAATCGACATGTTGGTTCCTTAAATTATGCTTGACCGGCAGCGGCGGCGACAACGCTCTTCGCTGCGTCTTCCATCGTATCGGCGGCGATGATCGGCAGGCCGGATTCGGCCAGCATCTTCTTGCCCAGGTCTTCGTTCGTGCCCTTCATGCGCACGACCAGCGGTACCTGCAGGGAGACAGCCTTCGATGCGGTGATGACGCCTTCGGCGATCACGTCGCAACGCATGATGCCGCCGAAGATGTTCACCAGGATCGCCTTCAGGCCTGGGTTCTTCAGCATGATCTTGAATGCTTCGGTCACTTTCTCGGCCGTTGCGCCACCGCCCACGTCCAGGAAGTTGGCAGGTTCGCCGCCGAACAGCTTGATGGTGTCCATCGTGGCCATGGCCAGACCGGCGCCGTTCACCAGGCAGCCGATGTTGCCGTCCAGGGAGATGTAGGCCAGGTCGAACTTCGAAGCTTCGACTTCGGCTGGATCTTCTTCGTCCAGGTCGCGGTAGGCGACGATTTCCGGATGACGGAACAGGGCGTTGGCGTCGAAGTTGAACTTCGCGTCCAGAGCGATGACCTTGCCTTCGCCGGTCAGGATCAGCGGGTTGATTTCAGCCAGCGAAGCGTCGGTTTCCCAGTATGCCTTGTACAGACCTTGCAGGTTCGCGCGCGCATCGGCGATCGAAGCTTCCGGCACGCCGATCTTGCGGGCGACGTCGTCGGCATCCGCGTCGGTCAGGCCCACGGCCGGATCGATGATCACGTTGTGGATCTTCTCTGGGTGGGACTCGGCCACTTCTTCGATGTCCATGCCGCCTTCGGAGGAAGCCATCAGCACGACGCGCTGCGAAACGCGGTCGGTCACCAGGGAAACGTACAGTTCCTTCTTGATGTCGGCGCCTTCTTCGATCATCAGGCGACGGACCTTCTGGCCTTCAGGGCCGGTCTGGTGCGTGATCAGCTGCATGCCCATGATCTGTTCCGAGTATTCCTTGACCTGTTCCAGCGACTTGGCCACTTTCACGCCACCGCCCTTGCCACGGCCACCGGCGTGGATCTGCGCCTTCACCACCCATACCGGGCCGCCCAGCGTCTCGGCAGCTTTCACCGCCTCTTCCACGGTCATGCACGGAATGCCGCGCGGAACCGTCACTCCAAACTTTCGGAGGATCTCTTTGCCTTGGTACTCATGGATTTTCATGCTGGCTTCCCTTCTGATACAGATATGAATGGTTAATGTTACTGATGGGTGCGAATGGTGTTACGGGTCTTGCGGCACCGGAGTCGTGCTGGCGGACTGGGCCACCCAGCGCGGGTAGAACCGGGCAACTGCCCCGCCATCGGTACGGAGGGCGTGGCATTTGTCGAGTTGAAACGGTTTCTCTTTGGGCTGGACGGCGGTGGCGTTGTCATACGTCGGCCACACGTCGTTGGCGAAGGCTTGGACGGCCGCAGTTGGCAGGATCTGCGCCAGTTCCGTCAGGTGCGTGCAGCCGGCAATGCCGGACAGCCGCGCTTTCAGTTCGTGCCGGAAGCCCTTCATCAGGTTCAGGCCGATCATGGCCTTGTAGGCCGGACCGATCGTGTTGCAGAAGCCTGCGTAAGGCACGGCGTCGGATACGGCCTCGGCGTCGACGATGGTCAGTTGCTTGTCCACCGTGATGCGCAGCCAGAGATCGTGCAGGGGCTGTCCGCCTTGGCGTAAGCCGGAAGCCAGCAGGGTGTCGCCCACTTTGATGTCGGTGATATGCGCGTCGAGGTCCCACAAGCCATCCTCGCGCGCGAACGCCTGGATGTCTATGGCGCGCGTATGGCGCAGCGCACGACGTGAGACTGGAGTAGACAGGGACATAAGACCGATGCCGCTTGCGCGACCAAATTAGTAAGCAGCCATGTACTGAAAAGTACGTTGCCGCAGCTTCTACGGACAACCACCGCACCCGCGGTGCTGCATAAAACTACAAAAGTGTAGCACACCGGACAGGCTTGGGCGAGCGATGTGATCGTACAACCTCGGCAGTGGGCGATTCATGGGGTGAATTGGGTGTGATACTTTTGCAACTTTGTGGGTGATAACTGTCCGGCCCCGAAATCGGGGGGCTGTGTGGAAGGAGGAAAGCCAGGTGGTGCGCCCTTACCCCAGGAGCGAAAGCCGGGATCAGACCCTGGTGTTGGGTGAAACGACGCCCGCAACAAGCAAAAATTGCCAGCATCGCCATGCCTCGGCAATTCGGTTCCGGGACTGTCGCGGAATAGTCCGACACAGGCTCCTCAGGAAATTGGGGACAGCCTCCGATTTCGCTTTTGCAACTTTGTGGGTGACAACTGTCCAGCCGGGAAATCCGCGGCGGTGTGAAGAACGAAAGCCAGGTGGCGCGCCTTCCCCCAGGAGCGAAAGCCGGGGTCAGACCCGGCGGGTCTGACCCCAGACCCTGGTGTCGGGTGAAACGACGCCGCGACGCGCAAGGATTGCCGGCATCGCCATACCTCGGCAATTCATGCTCTCCAGCGCGGCTCAGAAACCTTCATCGCTGGGGTCGTAGCCCTTCATCGCGGCGCGCACTGCTTTCTGGGAGAAGCCCCGCTGGATCAGGAAGCGCATCTGCTTGGCGCGGCCTTCCGCATCGGATGCCACTTCGCCGAACTTGCGGCGCCAGACTTCGCAGCAGCGCGCCACCTCGTCTTCGACCAGGCCGGCCTTCACTTCCTGCAGCGCCTCGCCCTGGATGCCGTGGCTTTGCAGCTCGGCCAGGATGCGGCTGTTGCCGTAGCGCGCTGCGCGGCGGTGCACCAGCGATTCCGAGAAGCGTTCCTGCGACAGCCACTTGTTCTTTTCCAGCCAGTCCAGCAGGGCTTCCACGTCCTCGCCCTCCTCCGCGTGGCGCGCCAGCTTGCGGCCCAGCTCGAGGCGGCTGTGCTCGCGGGTGGACAGCAGGCGCAGGGCGCGGGCTTTCAGGCTGACGGGTGGGGCGGGCATGGGGCGTCTATATTCGGTGCGGTTGGGCTGGACTATAGCAATGGCGCAGGCGGGTGGGAAGGCGGTTGGCGCGGCCATCCCGCACGGAGCGCCGAGCGCTGTTGCCGGTTGCGCTGCTTGGCTCGCTGCCATTGGGTTCGCGGCGCTTGCGAAGACTTTTACGTCAGCGATAAAAACCAGGGTCAGTCCCGAAGGGACAGACCCTAAGCCGGCAAGGTGGCGACGGATCAAAAACAAACGCCACCGCCGCGCAAGCGGTCGGTGGCGTTCGGGTCAAGCGCTACTGGGGTTCGACTACAGGGGTTCGACTACAGGGGTTCGGTCAGTCCACGGCCTTCAGCTTCGGGGCCGGGGCCTCGGCATCCGCTGCCGATGGTGCCAGTTCGCGCACGCCCAGCGAGGCGCGGACCTTGTTTTCGATCTCGCGGGCCAGTGCCGGACGCTCCTTCAGGAACGTACGGGCATTGTCCTTGCCCTGGCCGATGCGTTCGCCGCCGTAGCTGTACCACGAGCCCGACTTCTCGACGATCTTCGCTTCCACGCCCAGGTCGATGATCTCGCCTTCGCGCGACGTGCCCTCGCCATACAGGATGTCGAAGTGCGCTTCCTTGAACGGTGGCGCGATCTTGTTCTTGACGACCTTGACCTTCGTTTCGTTACCGATCACCTCGTCGCCGGCCTTGATCGAGCCGGTACGGCGGATGTCCAGGCGCACGGAGGCGTAGAACTTCAGCGCGTTACCGCCCGTCGTCGTTTCCGGGCTGCCGAACATCACGCCGATCTTCATGCGGATCTGGTTGATGAAGATGACCAGCGTGTTGGTGCGGTTGATCGTGCCGGTCAGCTTGCGCAGCGCCTGGGACATCAGGCGGGCCTGCAGGCCTGGCAGCGAGTCGCCCATGTCGCCTTCGATCTCGGCGCGTGGCGTCAGCGCGGCCACCGAGTCGATGACGATCATGTCCACGGAACCCGAACGCACCAGCGCGTCGCAGATTTCCAGCGCCTGTTCGCCCGTGTCCGGCTGCGAGATCAGCAGCTCGTGCAGGTTCACGCCCAGTTTCTGCGCATACGTGACGTCCAGCGCGTGTTCCGCGTCGATGAACGCGCAGGTGCCGCCGATCTTCTGCATCTCGGCGATGGTCTGCAACGTCAACGTCGTTTTACCCGACGATTCCGGACCATAGATCTCGACCACGCGACCGCGCGGCAGGCCGCCGACGCCCAGCGCGATGTCCAGGCCCAGCGAGCCGGTGGACACGGTCTGCACTTCTTCCAGCGGAGCACTGGCATCCATGCGCATCACGGAGCCCTTGCCGAACTGCTTTTCAATCTGAGCCAGCGCCGCGGCAAGCGCTTTGGCCTTTTCCGATGCAGGTACTGCCGCTTTCTTGTCGTCCATGATCTTCCTTCGTCTCTAACGTTTCGTTCAGTCTTCGTTCAACCGATACTGTATATGTATCCAGTGGTTTTTGCAAGCGCCATCTGCACTTTTTTGCGGCACGTCGACGGCCCGCAAAAAGGCTGCGCATATGAGTAAAATGAAACCCTTGCAGATCGGATCACCATGCGTATTTTACTAGCCGAAGATGACAGCGTCCTGGCGGACGGCCTGACGCGCTCGCTGCGCCAGTCCGGCTATGCCATCGACTGCGTGAAGAACGGGCAGGAGGCCGACACGGCCCTGTCCACCCAGGAATTCGACCTGCTGATCCTCGACCTGGGCCTGCCCAGGCTGTCCGGGCTGGAAGTGCTGCGCCGCCTGCGCGCGCGCGGCTCCCTGCTGCCGGTGCTGATCCTGACGGCGGCCGACTCGGTGGAACAGCGCGTCAACGGCCT
This is a stretch of genomic DNA from Pseudoduganella chitinolytica. It encodes these proteins:
- a CDS encoding IS4 family transposase, translating into MLDDALHFLVQAQEDPDWARLGRHLPSEWIEQAVVHTGKASIRRRRLPAEQVVWLVVALALYRHQSISEVVDDLDLALPDVQAPFVSKSAVAQARQRVGAEPLRALFEISAKAWSEQDRKQYLFKGLSLYAMDGTTLKTADTPEQRDHFGEQSYASGRIASYPQVRGVTLTAVPTHLIRDAKFGPYGINEMLHAKELLASIPDDSLTVFDKGFLSAEILCGLTVGGTNRHFIIPAKSNTKWEVVGGTADDAMIEMRVSPQARKKCPDLPETWRARAITIIDQSARKHVLLTSLCDTKRYTAKDVATCYTRRWQIETSYRELKQTMMGRALTLRSRTVEGVYQEIWGTLTAYNLIRLEIAKAALAVKCEPTEVSFIRAFHVIQYELHWAAVTRSHGKLPALMQRLRQRLLMLLNEERPGRK
- a CDS encoding FHA domain-containing protein encodes the protein MAKILISRDGTLEQTVQLTRERMTIGRQRYNDIVLEHPTVSGEHAVITTILDDSFLEDLYSTNGTFVNGHRIGKHYLQHQDIIKLAKYRIEFIADGIRPLTGAALSPAALQPAPPPAPAVIEVLNGSNAGKRLALAKPQTSLGRSGVQVVVISRTAAGYAAAHTEGERVPLLNGTPLGPLPQGLADGDVLDLSGTRMAFRAG
- the sucD gene encoding succinate--CoA ligase subunit alpha; translated protein: MSILINKDTKVITQGITGKTGQFHTRMCRDYANGKEAFVAGVNPKKAGEDFEGIPIYASVKEAKSETGATVSVIYVPPAGAAAAIWEAVEAELDLAICITEGIPVRDMMEIKDRMAKAGSKTLLLGPNCPGLITPDEIKIGIMPGHIHKKGRIGVVSRSGTLTYEAVGQLTALGLGQSSAVGIGGDPINGLKHIDVMRMFNDDPDTDAVIMIGEIGGPDEANAARWIKDNMKKPVVGFIAGVTAPPGKRMGHAGALISGGADTAQAKLEIMEACGITVTKNPSEMARLLKAML
- the sucC gene encoding ADP-forming succinate--CoA ligase subunit beta, translated to MKIHEYQGKEILRKFGVTVPRGIPCMTVEEAVKAAETLGGPVWVVKAQIHAGGRGKGGGVKVAKSLEQVKEYSEQIMGMQLITHQTGPEGQKVRRLMIEEGADIKKELYVSLVTDRVSQRVVLMASSEGGMDIEEVAESHPEKIHNVIIDPAVGLTDADADDVARKIGVPEASIADARANLQGLYKAYWETDASLAEINPLILTGEGKVIALDAKFNFDANALFRHPEIVAYRDLDEEDPAEVEASKFDLAYISLDGNIGCLVNGAGLAMATMDTIKLFGGEPANFLDVGGGATAEKVTEAFKIMLKNPGLKAILVNIFGGIMRCDVIAEGVITASKAVSLQVPLVVRMKGTNEDLGKKMLAESGLPIIAADTMEDAAKSVVAAAAGQA
- a CDS encoding DUF2889 domain-containing protein, encoding MSLSTPVSRRALRHTRAIDIQAFAREDGLWDLDAHITDIKVGDTLLASGLRQGGQPLHDLWLRITVDKQLTIVDAEAVSDAVPYAGFCNTIGPAYKAMIGLNLMKGFRHELKARLSGIAGCTHLTELAQILPTAAVQAFANDVWPTYDNATAVQPKEKPFQLDKCHALRTDGGAVARFYPRWVAQSASTTPVPQDP
- the recX gene encoding recombination regulator RecX; translated protein: MPAPPVSLKARALRLLSTREHSRLELGRKLARHAEEGEDVEALLDWLEKNKWLSQERFSESLVHRRAARYGNSRILAELQSHGIQGEALQEVKAGLVEDEVARCCEVWRRKFGEVASDAEGRAKQMRFLIQRGFSQKAVRAAMKGYDPSDEGF
- the recA gene encoding recombinase RecA, which produces MDDKKAAVPASEKAKALAAALAQIEKQFGKGSVMRMDASAPLEEVQTVSTGSLGLDIALGVGGLPRGRVVEIYGPESSGKTTLTLQTIAEMQKIGGTCAFIDAEHALDVTYAQKLGVNLHELLISQPDTGEQALEICDALVRSGSVDMIVIDSVAALTPRAEIEGDMGDSLPGLQARLMSQALRKLTGTINRTNTLVIFINQIRMKIGVMFGSPETTTGGNALKFYASVRLDIRRTGSIKAGDEVIGNETKVKVVKNKIAPPFKEAHFDILYGEGTSREGEIIDLGVEAKIVEKSGSWYSYGGERIGQGKDNARTFLKERPALAREIENKVRASLGVRELAPSAADAEAPAPKLKAVD